One window from the genome of Mauremys mutica isolate MM-2020 ecotype Southern chromosome 4, ASM2049712v1, whole genome shotgun sequence encodes:
- the ZBTB25 gene encoding zinc finger and BTB domain-containing protein 25, producing the protein MRGAPGPRARASRGRLPGPTAAQAGASPRNAMDTASHSLVLLQQLNMQREFGFLCDCTVAIGDVYFKAHRAVLAAFSNYFKMIFIHQTSECIKIQPTDIQPDIFSYLLHIMYTGKGPKQTVNPSRLEEGIRFLHADYLSHIAIKMNQILSPETMQSSNLYGIQISTAHKATKEGLGAKENLTNASNRSANQGDHPQLQLSLAIGLDDGTLEQQITHPSTQAAGAVKPVEELQKSSVSIKQEKCDPEPVVSQSHTSPSPDVSKTNLNMHLCHYCGERFDSHGNLREHLHTHVSGSLPFGVPASILESNDLGEVQPITEKGEAIESHRLGGFLMKENEHSSEHPSHTNTEPLQYGQLSLISKDTEPVELNCNFSFSRKRKISCTVCGHKFLRKSQLLEHMYTHKGKQYKYNRCQRFGNPVAHRFHPYCDSWSDCTVKSSRLSQDHLDSSCAVESDLAPENVDAILVE; encoded by the exons ATGCGAGGCGCGCCAGGGCCCCGTGCACGCGCGAGCCGCGGCCGCCTCCCCGGGCCAACAGCGGCgcaggctggagcctccccccG AAACGCCATGGATACAGCTAGTCACAGTCTAGTCCTCCTGCAGCAGTTGAACATGCAGCGTGAGTTTGGTTTTCTCTGTGACTGTACAGTTGCAATAGGAGATGTTTACTTCAAGGCCCACAGAGCAGTGCTAGCTGCTTTTTCAAACTACTTTAAGATGATATTTATTCACCAGACAAG tgAATGCATAAAGATTCAGCCTACAGATATCCAGCCAGACATATTCAGCTACTTGTTGCACATCATGTACACTGGAAAAGGTCCAAAGCAGACAGTCAACCCCAGCCGGCTGGAGGAGGGCATTCGATTTCTCCATGCAGACTACCTTTCCCATATTGCAATTAAAATGAACCAGATACTTTCCCCAGAGACGATGCAGTCTTCAAACTTATATGGAATTCAGATCTCAACCGCACACAAAGCAACAAAGGAAGGTCTTGGAGCAAAAGAAAATCTGACAAATGCCAGCAACAGGTCTGCTAACCAGGGCGATCACCCACAGTTACAGCTCTCACTTgccattggactagatgacggTACCCTCGAACAACAGATCACCCATCCTTCCAcccaagcagctggggctgtcaAACCAGTGGAGGAGCTTCAGAAATCATCTGTGTCTATAAAGCAGGAGAAATGTGACCCCGAGCCAGTGGTGTCCCAAAGTCACACGTCGCCCTCTCCAGATGTTTCTAAAACTAATCTCAACATGCATTTATGTCATTACTGTGGGGAGCGTTTTGATTCCCATGGCAATTTGCGGGAACACCTGCACACTCACGTCTCCGGCTCACTTCCCTTTGGCGTCCCAGCCTCCATCCTGGAGAGCAATGACCTTGGTGAAGTGCAGCCTATTACTGAAAAGGGGGAAGCTATTGAAAGTCACCGGCTCGGTGGCTTCCTAATGAAAGAGAATGAGCATTCATCAGAACATCCAAGCCATACTAACACAGAGCCGCTACAGTATGGACAGTTGTCGCTAATCTCCAAAGACACTGAGCCTGTGGAGTTAAACTGCAACTTCTCTTTTTCAAGAAAGAGAAAAATCAGTTGCACAGTCTGTGGCCACAAATTTCTCCGAAAGAGCCAGTTGCTGgaacacatgtacacacacaaagggaaacaatACAAATACAACCGATGCCAAAGGTTTGGTAACCCAGTAGCCCACAGGTTTCATCCTTATTGTGACAGTTGGTCTGACTGTACAGTAAAAAGTTCCAGGCTCTCTCAAGATCACCTAGATTCATCATGTGCAGTGGAGTCTGATCTTGCTCCAGAAAATGTTGATGCAATCCTCGTAGAATAG